In Terriglobales bacterium, a single genomic region encodes these proteins:
- a CDS encoding zinc ribbon domain-containing protein: MFCMKCGTNNPDGGAYCMKCGAPLAGQAVTAAGAAVAAAPAALAGARRVGVQFVVPRSGAPLPPNCVKCGRPT, translated from the coding sequence ATGTTCTGCATGAAGTGCGGCACCAACAATCCCGACGGCGGGGCCTACTGCATGAAGTGCGGCGCGCCCCTGGCGGGGCAGGCCGTGACCGCTGCCGGGGCCGCGGTGGCGGCGGCGCCCGCCGCCCTCGCCGGCGCCCGCCGCGTGGGCGTGCAGTTCGTGGTGCCGCGCTCCGGGGCTCCCTTGCCGCCGAACTGCGTCAAGTGCGGCCGCCCGACCC